From Aptenodytes patagonicus chromosome 1, bAptPat1.pri.cur, whole genome shotgun sequence, one genomic window encodes:
- the LOC143157977 gene encoding histone H2A-like, translated as MEIAGEKAASSMSGAEEVCTTPEQEREPEAACSGGPSEGSEAKAKKSRSSRSSRAGLLFPVSRVERQLRRGHFAERFGARAPVYLAAVLQWVTHKAMDMAGKISKKSKQQRISPSHLQMAVQKSSVLRKLLRGGVPGHHGRAVPQSQRVASPSKKKMTKSKKRRPMQRAAPARATAAVK; from the coding sequence ATGGAGATAGCTGGGGAGAAAGCTGCGAGCAGCATGTCCGGAGCAGAGGAGGTCTGCACAACGCCTGAGCAGGAGAGGGAGCCCGAAGCGGCATGTTCTGGGGGCCCCTCCGAAGGCAGCGAAGCAAAGGCCAAAAAGAGCCGCTCCTCCCGGTCCTCCCGGGCCGGGCTGCTCTTCCCGGTGAGCCGCGTAGAGAGGCAGCTGCGCAGAGGCCACTTTGCTGAGCGCTTTGGAGCCAGGGCCCCCGTCTATCTGGCTGCGGTGCTGCAGTGGGTGACGCACAAGGCCATGGACATGGCTGGCAAGATTTCCAAGAAGAGCAAGCAGCAGCGCATTTCTCCATCGCACTTGCAGATGGCGGTGCAAAAGAGCTCTGTGCTCAGGAAGCTCCTGCGAGGCGGCGTGCCTGGGCACCACGGCAGGGCTGTCCCGCAAAGCCAGCGCGTGGCCTCACCCTCCAAAAAGAAGATGACCAAGAGTAAGAAGAGACGCCCCATGCAAAGGGCTGCACCTGCCCGTGCCACTGCTGCTGTGAagtaa